The Macaca thibetana thibetana isolate TM-01 chromosome 19, ASM2454274v1, whole genome shotgun sequence genome has a segment encoding these proteins:
- the LOC126942067 gene encoding heterogeneous nuclear ribonucleoprotein A1 has protein sequence MSKSESPKEPEQLRKLFIGGLSFETTDESLRSHFEQWGTLTDCVVMRDPNTKRSRGFGFVTYATVEEVDAAMNARPHKVDGRVVEPKRAVSREDSQRPGAHLTVKKIFVGGIKEDTEEHHLRDYFEQYGKIEVIEIMTDRGSGKKRGFAFVTFDDHDSVDKIVIQKYHTVNGHNCEVRKALSKQEMASASSSQRGRSGSGNFGGGRGGGFGGNDNFGRGGNFSGRGGFGGSRGGGGYGGSGDGYNGFGNDGSNFGGGGSYNDFGNYNNQSSNFGPMKGGNFGGRSSGPYGGGGQYFAKPRNQGGYGGSSSSSSYGSGRRF, from the coding sequence ATGTCTAAGTCAGAGTCTCCTAAAGAGCCCGAACAGCTGAGGAAGCTCTTCATTGGAGGGTTGAGCTTTGAAACAACCGATGAGAGCCTGAGGAGCCATTTTGAGCAATGGGGAACGCTCACCGACTGTGTGGTAATGAGAGATCCAAACACCAAGCGTTCCaggggctttgggtttgtcacatatgccACTGTGGAGGAGGTGGATGCAGCTATGAATGCAAGGCCACACAAGGTGGACGGAAGAGTTGTGGAACCAAAGAGAGCTGTCTCAAGAGAAGATTCTCAAAGACCAGGTGCCCACTTAACtgtgaaaaagatatttgttggTGGCATTAAAGAAGACACCGAAGAACATCACCTAAGAGATTATTTTGAACAGTATGGGAAAATTGAAGTGATTGAAATCATGACTGACCGAGGCAGTGGCAAGAAAAGGGGCTTTGCCTTTGTAACCTTTGACGACCATGACTCCGTGGATAAGATTGTCATTCAGAAATACCATACTGTGAATGGCCACAACTGTGAAGTTAGGAAAGCCCTGTCAAAGCAAGAGATGGCTAGTGCTTCATCCAGCCAAAGAGGTCGAAGTGGTTCTGGAAACTTTGGTGGTGGTCGTGGAGGTGGTTTCGGTGGGAATGACAACTTCGGTCGTGGAGGAAACTTCAGTGGTCGTGGTGGCTTTGGTGGCAGCCGTGGTGGTGGTGGATatggtggcagtggggatggctaTAATGGATTTGGTAATGATGGAAGCAATTTTGGAGGTGGTGGAAGCTACAATGATTTTGGCAATTACAACAATCAGTCTTCAAATTTTGGACCCATGAAGGGAGGAAATTTTGGAGGCAGAAGCTCTGGCCCCTATGGCGGTGGAGGTCAATACTTTGCAAAACCACGAAACCAAGGTGGCTATGGCGgttccagcagcagcagtagctatggcagtggcagaagattttaa